Proteins from one Tautonia rosea genomic window:
- the odhB gene encoding 2-oxoglutarate dehydrogenase complex dihydrolipoyllysine-residue succinyltransferase yields the protein MAAVEIKVPSAGESVTEGILSRWLKPDGAQIKSGEPLFEVETDKASTEVPAPADGVLKISVPEGETVEVGSTVGTIDPSGTPTEAPKAAKAPEAVKTAEPAKAEAAPSPSPAPSSSGNGPMAGTPSPSARRLAEEEKVDLASVEGSGRGGRITKGDVIGAVESRGSAPAPAAAPSAPAPSAAPRTGRQTRQRLPLIRQKIAQRLVHAQQTAAILTTFNEADMSAVMALRGKYKDAYKEKHGVNLGFMSFFVKATVEALKAFPAVNAQIDGNEIVYNNYYDIGVAVSTERGLMVPVIRDCDTLSFAGIEQTIAGFGKKARENKIAVDDLQGGTFTITNGGVFGSLLSTPILNPPQSGILGMHSIQKRPIAVGDQVVIRPMMYLALSYDHRIIDGREAVSFLVRIKECIENPERMMLEI from the coding sequence ATGGCAGCAGTCGAGATCAAAGTGCCGAGCGCCGGCGAGTCCGTCACCGAGGGGATCCTGTCGCGCTGGCTGAAGCCGGACGGCGCGCAGATCAAGTCGGGCGAGCCCCTGTTCGAGGTCGAGACCGACAAGGCCAGCACCGAAGTGCCCGCCCCGGCCGACGGCGTCTTGAAGATCAGTGTTCCCGAAGGCGAGACCGTCGAGGTCGGCTCGACCGTCGGCACGATCGACCCCTCCGGCACCCCCACCGAGGCCCCGAAGGCCGCCAAGGCCCCCGAGGCCGTGAAGACCGCCGAGCCTGCGAAGGCCGAGGCGGCCCCCTCCCCCTCCCCTGCCCCGTCTTCGAGCGGCAACGGCCCGATGGCGGGCACGCCGTCCCCCTCGGCGCGCCGCCTGGCCGAGGAGGAGAAGGTGGACCTGGCCAGCGTCGAAGGGAGCGGCCGAGGGGGTCGGATCACCAAGGGAGACGTGATCGGCGCGGTTGAGTCGCGCGGATCGGCCCCTGCTCCGGCCGCCGCACCGTCCGCCCCTGCCCCGTCGGCCGCGCCGAGGACCGGCCGGCAAACGCGCCAGCGGCTGCCGCTCATCCGTCAGAAGATCGCCCAACGCCTGGTGCACGCCCAGCAGACAGCCGCGATCCTGACGACCTTCAACGAGGCCGACATGTCGGCCGTCATGGCCCTGAGAGGCAAATATAAAGACGCCTACAAGGAGAAGCACGGGGTCAACCTCGGCTTCATGTCCTTCTTCGTCAAGGCGACGGTCGAGGCGCTCAAGGCCTTTCCGGCGGTGAACGCTCAGATCGATGGAAACGAAATTGTTTACAACAATTACTATGACATCGGCGTGGCCGTCAGCACCGAGCGGGGCCTGATGGTGCCGGTGATCCGTGATTGCGACACCCTGTCGTTCGCCGGAATCGAACAGACGATCGCCGGGTTCGGCAAGAAGGCCCGCGAGAACAAGATCGCGGTGGACGACCTGCAAGGGGGCACCTTCACGATTACCAACGGCGGCGTTTTCGGCTCGTTGCTCTCGACGCCGATCCTCAACCCGCCGCAGAGCGGCATCCTCGGCATGCACTCGATCCAGAAGCGCCCGATTGCCGTCGGCGATCAGGTCGTCATCCGACCGATGATGTACCTCGCCCTCTCCTACGACCACCGAATCATCGACGGCCGAGAAGCCGTCAGCTTCCTCGTTCGCATCAAGGAATGCATCGAAAACCCGGAACGCATGATGCTTGAGATCTGA
- a CDS encoding ATP-grasp domain-containing protein — MAELVGDSVTWVLEPGVFPRSYEAMRDAVLGIGAGVVIWEDDWLRQGGWPSLRGRAVIFHGSLGNADAIARGLPWQPGAFCDAEAFRCSRWYPKASRWLLHRRWVVVALNQLVDDPGSVLAPLGHPDAVFVRPDSPLKPFSGRVVRQDGLSLRAFDHGFYFDDETLPVVVAPVRQVEREWRYVVVGRDVVAGNSYEADGRIATADDPNGAPRRFAGQIARDLELPQEVSVLDVCEADGDLHLLELNPFSGADLYACDRPAVVDAVSRVALSIVGTTADPGSS; from the coding sequence ATGGCAGAGCTCGTAGGGGACAGCGTGACCTGGGTGCTGGAGCCGGGCGTCTTCCCCAGATCCTACGAGGCGATGCGCGACGCGGTTCTCGGGATCGGGGCCGGGGTCGTGATCTGGGAGGATGATTGGCTCCGGCAAGGGGGATGGCCCTCGCTCAGGGGCCGGGCCGTGATCTTCCACGGAAGCCTGGGCAATGCGGACGCGATCGCCCGCGGCTTGCCCTGGCAGCCGGGGGCGTTCTGCGACGCCGAGGCGTTCCGCTGCTCACGCTGGTATCCGAAGGCGAGCCGCTGGCTCTTGCATCGCCGGTGGGTCGTTGTCGCGTTGAATCAACTCGTCGACGATCCCGGTTCGGTCCTCGCCCCTCTCGGACATCCTGACGCGGTCTTCGTCCGCCCCGACAGCCCGCTGAAGCCGTTCAGCGGCCGGGTTGTGAGGCAAGACGGGCTCTCCCTGCGGGCGTTTGATCACGGCTTTTACTTCGATGACGAAACGCTGCCCGTCGTCGTCGCGCCGGTCCGGCAGGTCGAGCGGGAGTGGCGGTATGTGGTGGTCGGTCGCGACGTCGTGGCCGGGAACTCCTACGAGGCCGACGGCCGGATCGCAACCGCCGACGACCCGAACGGCGCCCCTCGACGCTTTGCGGGACAGATTGCCCGGGATCTGGAACTCCCGCAGGAGGTATCGGTGCTGGACGTTTGCGAGGCGGACGGCGATCTCCATCTCCTGGAACTCAATCCCTTCAGCGGCGCCGACCTTTACGCTTGCGATCGCCCGGCGGTCGTCGACGCGGTCTCCCGGGTCGCCCTCTCGATCGTCGGGACGACGGCCGATCCGGGCTCATCCTGA